A stretch of the Aegilops tauschii subsp. strangulata cultivar AL8/78 chromosome 4, Aet v6.0, whole genome shotgun sequence genome encodes the following:
- the LOC109733434 gene encoding transcription factor bHLH140 isoform X1, protein METLTARPHTVCTSPPSIPSALTPSPHFRHSRLAAGERPPVPLLWSFCANGSRRRRFPCRSIDFHCSPRPRRGHEGGRREAGGGDSRRPPGQRQVHVRRGRHGCCRRPPMGPRLPVAPHAKADSISKSKIQNPIPWVSWGDSDTIGKGKAGTKIQCLKAAADALKEGKSVFIDRCNLEREQRSDFVKLGCTVQADVHAVFLDLPAKVCISRSVSRTSHEGNVQGGMAAMVVNRMLKNKQAPLLTEGFSRITFCTDDDDIKKAVDMYSALGPSHSLASGVFGQKSKGPVQTGIMKFLKKADTSSVNKSSGTMVTSSERKTGQQNTTLKQENLEAGGACSMQVEKKLDNLKEKEEQSKERVSSDTSLCTLAFPSISTADFQFDLEKASEVIVDAATDFVQKHDNVRLVLVDLSQKSRILSLVKDKAAKKSFDSSRFFTFVGDITQLHSKGGLQCNVIANAANWRLKPGGGGVNAAIFNAAGEALQHATKECADTLRPGNSVAVPVPSTSPLHQQEGVTHVIHVLGPNMNPMRPDCLKNDYTKGCKVLHEAYNSLFENFATIAQSYTGKQNDETSSRKSASGVISPNDSKTKREGSDDSERTKKCKLLPSILTSSQHHERRGTNTLSYHDNSMGSSDAPNQAREEDNKKNAAVTNKTWGSWAQSLYEVAMHPEKYKNADSILEISDEFVVLKDLYPKAKRHVLVISRTDGLDSLADVKKAHLPLLRSLHSAGLKWAHKFLEEDASLKFRLGYHSVPSMRQLHLHVISQDFNSPSLKNKKHWNSFTSAFFLDSVDVMDEVDQHGSATINPDEKLLAMELRCHRCRSAHPNIPKLKSHIAACKSPFPSHLLKKDKLLSASTMRAGCS, encoded by the exons ATGGAGACACTGACAGCCAGACCCCACACCGTTTGCACGTCGCCCCCTTCCATCCCCTCTGCCCTCACGCCCTCACCCCACTTCCGCCATAGCCGATTAGCCGCCGGCGAGAGGCCCCCGGTTCCTCTCCTCTGGAGTTTCTGCGCGAATGGATCCCGGCGAAGGCGGTTCCCCTGCCGCTCCATCGACTTCCATTGCAGCCCCAG GCCCAGGCGCGGACACGAGGGAGGACGCCGGGAAGCAGGTGGTGGTGATTCTCGTCGGCCCCCCGGGCAGCGGCAAGTCCACGTTCGCCGAGGCCGTCATGGCTGCTGCCGCCGGCCGCCCATGGGCCCGCGTCTGCCAG TGGCACCGCATGCAAAAGCAGATAGCATCTCAAAGTCAAAAATCCAAAATCCTATTCCATGGGTGAGTTGGGGTGATTCG GATACAATTGGAAAGGGCAAAGCTGGAACCAAAATACAGTGCTTGAAGGCCGCAGCAGACGCTTTGAAGGAGGGAAAGAGCGTTTTCATTGACCGATGCAACTTGGAACGAGAGCAGCGCTCTGATTTTGTGAAGCTTGGCTGCACCGTACAAGCGGATGTGCATGCTGTTTTCTTGGATCTTCCTGCGAAGGTTTGCATCTCACGCTCGGTTAGCCGGACTAGCCATGAAGGAAATGTGCAGGGCGGAATGGCCGCCATGGTTGTGAACCGCATGCTGAAGAACAAACAGGCACCCTTGCTGACTGAAGGTTTCAGTCGGATCACGTTCTGTACGGATGACGATGACATTAAGAAGGCAGTTGACATGTATAGTGCTTTAGGGCCTTCACATAGTCTTGCTTCAGGAGTATTTGGTCAGAAGAGCAAAGGGCCTGTACAAACTGGTATAATGAAATTTCTCAAGAAGGCAGATACTTCTAGCGTCAACAAGTCCAGTGGAACTATGGTCACATCAAGTGAAAGAAAGACAGGGCAGCAAAATACAACGTTGAAACAGGAGAACCTTGAAGCTGGTGGCGCCTGTTCAATGCAAGTAGAAAAGAAGTTGGATAACCTGAAGGAAAAAGAAGAACAAAGTAAGGAAAGGGTTTCTTCTGACACCAGTTTGTGCACTCTGGCATTTCCATCGATTTCTACTGCtgacttccagttcgatcttgaGAAAGCATCTGAGGTTATAGTAGATGCAGCTACTGATTTCGTGCAGAAGCATGATAATGTAAGACTAGTTCTTGTTGATTTGAGCCAAAAATCAAGAATATTGTCATTAGTCAAGGACAAGGCTGCTAAGAAGAGCTTTGACTCCAGCAGATTTTTCACATTTGTGGGAGACATCACTCAGTTGCACTCCAAAGGAGGTCTTCAATGCAACGTCATTGCTAATGCTGCCAACTG GAGGTTAAAACCTGGAGGTGGAGGGGTTAATGCAGCAATATTTAATGCTGCTGGAGAAGCTTTACAGCATGCAACCAAGGAGTGTGCTGACACGTTGAGACCTGGTAACTCTGTTGCAGTTCCAGTTCCATCAACTTCCCCTCTGCATCAACAGGAAGGGGTGACCCATGTCATACATGTGCTTGGACCAAATATGAATCCAATGCGTCCAGATTGTCTGAAGAATGACTATACCAAAGGGTGTAAGGTTCTTCATGAGGCATATAATTCACTTTTTGAGAACTTTGCAACCATTGCCCAGAGCTACACAGGGAAGCAGAATGATGAAACTTCATCAAGGAAGTCAGCATCTGGAGTGATTTCACCTAATGATTCAAAAACGAAGCGAGAGGGCAGTGATGATTCTGAAAGGACCAAAAAGTGTAAGTTGCTTCCATCTATTTTGACTTCAAGTCAACACCATGAGCGCAGAGGGACCAACACACTAAGTTATCATGATAACTCCATGGGTTCATCTGATGCTCCGAACCAAGCAAGAGAGGAAGacaacaagaagaatgctgcggtCACCAACAAGACTTGGGGATCCTGGGCACAGTCCCTTTATGAGGTTGCCATGCACCCAGAAAAATATAAGAACGCAGATTCTATCCTTGAAATATCTGATGAATTTGTTGTTCTGAAGGACCTCTATCCCAAG GCTAAAAGGCATGTGTTGGTGATATCTAGGACAGATGGTCTTGATTCTCTAGCAGATGTCAAGAAAGCGCACTTACCACTGCTTAGGAGTTTGCATTCAGCTGGGCTGAAGTGGGCACACAAGTTCCTAGAGGAAGACGCATCTCTGAAGTTCAGGCTTGGATATCATTCG GTTCCGTCCATGCGGCAGTTGCACCTCCATGTCATAAGCCAGGATTTCAACTCGCCCAGCTTGAAAAACAAGAAGCACTGGAACTCCTTCACcagtgcatttttccttgattCTGTCGATGTCATGGACGAGGTTGACCAGCATGGGTCCGCGACTATCAACCCTGATGAGAAGCTCCTCGCAATGGAGCTAAGGTGCCACAGATGCAGGAGCGCCCACCCGAATATTCCGAAGCTCAAATCCCACATCGCGGCCTGCAAGTCCCCCTTCCCCTCCCATCTTCTGAAGAAGGACAAGCTGTTGTCAGCTTCAACGATGCGTGCGGGCTGCAGTTAG
- the LOC109733435 gene encoding uncharacterized protein: MAATSLSSSPSKVGTAKLGGISRSSPSYTQLAFCSRHAFHKIGTAAAPLRPQNELKHARPCATTDNDRAAPAEAQESATISARVNPVASGNGQQPQPGEPPKRVPLTARERLRAARVLGKYAEPGAGAAPADKKGSSSKPEFGSRVLDALRETDGGKKGGRKRSGLPEAPSNLLDDTKRGMPKDGWTFDWLAALPVGTDVLIVAASFGIITTVMFGTTYLVWKLGAIHFNEY; this comes from the exons ATGGCTGCCACCAGCCTCAGTTCCTCTCCCTCCAAGGTTGGCACTGCCAAA CTAGGAGGCATCTCCAGATCTTCCCCGTCCTACACCCAGCTCGCCTTCTGCTCCAGGCATGCCTTCCACAAGATAGGAACCGCTGCAGCTCCGCTGAGGCCTCAGAATGAGCTCAAGCACGCAAGACCCTGCGCGACCACGGACAACGaccgggcggcgccggcggaggcacAGGAAAGCGCGACCATCAGCGCCCGCGTGAACCCGGTGGCGTCCGGCAACGGCCAGCAGCCGCAGCCGGGCGAGCCGCCCAAGCGGGTGCCGCTGACGGCGCGGGAGCGGCTGCGCGCGGCGCGCGTGCTGGGCAAGTACGCGGAGccgggggccggggcggcgccggcggacaagaagggttcgtcgtcgaaGCCGGAGTTCGGGAGCCGGGTGCTGGACGCGCTGCGGGAGACGGACGGCGGGAAGAAGGGCGGGCGGAAGCGGTCGGGGCTGCCGGAGGCGCCGAGCAACCTGCTGGACGACACCAAGCGCGGCATGCCCAAGGACGGGTGGACGTTCGACTGGCTGGCGGCGCTGCCCGTGGGCACGGACGTGCTCATCGTCGCCGCGTCCTTCGGGATCATCACCACCGTCATGTTCGGGACCACCTACCTCGTGTGGAAGCTCGGCGCCATACATTTCAACGAGTACTAG
- the LOC109733436 gene encoding dnaJ protein ERDJ3A, with amino-acid sequence MGIPIRSLLVASLVLSSIALHVAAKTLDPYKVLGVDKNASQRDIKKAFHKLSLKYHPDKNKEKGAQQKFEEINNAHEILSDEEKRKNYDLYGDEKGNPGMGAGNFGSHDFTGGGPRTTYFSSGDGWQTMGGQGNSKTFSFSFGGNPGAGGGNPFGFDLGDVFSNMFAGGSMGGSQHGGFAGSGRPSARTSSQHKNPVTIQEVTMQTFNKEIADQGITWLLLFYTQQANGQFVLESVLEDVARSLDGAVRAGKVNCDNEKALCKKNGVSVGKSARLFIYSYSTAEKGSLHEYSGDSDAKSLKTFCQEHLPRFSRRVDITQFNFPSNALPNLPEVLLLSTKKDTPAMWRAVSGMFHSRLIFYDAEVQDVSLPLLKRFGVKNVPALIGRTVNGEVQLLKDGISVKDLRSGIKELKTLLESFEKKNKKLASEQAKKPAKASEPKENKIPLLSASNFEETCGEKAPVCIIGVFKSNKAKEKLESILSEISQKTLIRGQSYSSGNAITYALLDGNKQSAFLSSFDKSGYKSSDKLLLAYKPRRGRFAVYKGEVSMEEAERFVVSVLNGDVQLSATGQKPVLR; translated from the exons ATGGGAATCCCAATCCGATCTCTCCTCGTCGCCTCTCTCGTCCTCAGTTCGATCGCCCTGCATGTCGCGGCCAAAACCTTGGATCCCTACAAG GTTCTTGGAGTTGACAAGAATGCCAGCCAAAGGGATATTAAGAAAGCTTTTCACAA GCTTTCGCTAAAATATCATCCTGACAAGAATAAAGAGAAGGGTGCACAGCAGAAATTTGAAGAGATAAATAATG CGCATGAGATTTTGTCAGATGAAGAGAAGAGGAAAAACTATGATCTCTACGGTGATGAGAAGGGTAACCCAGGTATGGGTGCTGGAAATTTTGGGAGCCATGACTTCACTGGTGGTGGCCCCAGGACTACCTATTTCTCATCCGGTGATGGATGGCAGACAATGGGTGGTCAGGGAAATTCAAAAACATTCTCCTTCTCGTTTGGTGGCAACCCTGGGGCTGGCGGAGGAAATCCGTTTGGCTTTGATCTTGGTGATGTTTTCTCCAACATGTTTGCTGGTGGATCAATGGGTGGTAGCCAGCATGGTGGATTTGCTGGTTCTGGTAGACCCAGTGCGAGAACTTCCAGTCAGCATAAAAACCCTGTCACCATTCAGGAGGTTACGATGCAAACATTCAACAAAGAAATAGCTGACCAAGGAATAACTTGGCTTCTTCTATTCTATACACAACAAGCAAACGGTCAATTTGTGCTTGAAAGTGTTCTGGAGGATGTGGCTCGTTCATTGGATGGTGCAGTGAGG GCTGGCAAGGTAAATTGTGATAACGAAAAGGCCCTTTGCAAGAAAAACGGGGTTTCAGTAGGAAAATCGGCTCGTCTCTTCATTTATTCATACAGCACTGCAGAGAAAGGGTCTTTGCATGAGTACTCTGGAGATAGTGATGCTAAGAGCCTGAAGACATTCTGTCAAGAACACCTGCCGAGATTCTCCAGACGGGTTGACATTACCCAATTCAATTTCCCTTCCAATGCCTTGCCAAACCTTCCTGAAGTGCTTTTGCTGTCAACAAAGAAGGACACACCAGCAATGTGGCGAGCAGTCAGTGGGATGTTCCACAGTCGCTTGATATTCTATGATGCAGAG gTTCAGGATGTTTCTCTTCCACTGCTAAAACGCTTTGGCGTGAAGAATGTTCCGGCGCTTATTGGCCGAACCGTTAATGGCGAGGTGCAACTTCTGAAGGATGGTATTTCAGTGAAAGATCTCCGATCTGGTATCAAAGAATTGAAGACTCTGCTAGAAAGTTttgagaagaagaacaagaagctaGCATCGGAACAAGCTAAGAAACCTGCCAAGGCAAGTGAACCGAAGGAAAACAAAATCCCTCTCCTCAGCGCCTCCAATTTCGAGGAAACCTGTGGAGAGAAGGCTCCAGTATGCATCATTGGTGTTTTCAAGTCCAACAAAGCCAAGGAAAAGCTGGAGAGCATCCTGTCCGAG ATATCTCAGAAGACTCTGATCAGGGGACAGAGCTACAGCTCTGGGAACGCAATCACGTATGCCTTGTTGGACGGCAACAAACAATCTGCGTTCCTGTCCTCGTTCGACAAGTCTGGATACAAGTCGTCCGATAAGCTCCTGCTCGCGTACAAGCCTCGACGGGGGAGGTTCGCTGTGTATAAGGGTGAGGTGTCAATGGAAGAAGCTGAAAGGTTTGTGGTTTCCGTCCTGAATGGAGACGTGCAGTTGTCGGCAACTGGACAGAAGCCAGTTCTTAGGTAG
- the LOC109733434 gene encoding transcription factor bHLH140 isoform X2 produces MDPGEGGSPAAPSTSIAAPGPGADTREDAGKQVVVILVGPPGSGKSTFAEAVMAAAAGRPWARVCQDTIGKGKAGTKIQCLKAAADALKEGKSVFIDRCNLEREQRSDFVKLGCTVQADVHAVFLDLPAKVCISRSVSRTSHEGNVQGGMAAMVVNRMLKNKQAPLLTEGFSRITFCTDDDDIKKAVDMYSALGPSHSLASGVFGQKSKGPVQTGIMKFLKKADTSSVNKSSGTMVTSSERKTGQQNTTLKQENLEAGGACSMQVEKKLDNLKEKEEQSKERVSSDTSLCTLAFPSISTADFQFDLEKASEVIVDAATDFVQKHDNVRLVLVDLSQKSRILSLVKDKAAKKSFDSSRFFTFVGDITQLHSKGGLQCNVIANAANWRLKPGGGGVNAAIFNAAGEALQHATKECADTLRPGNSVAVPVPSTSPLHQQEGVTHVIHVLGPNMNPMRPDCLKNDYTKGCKVLHEAYNSLFENFATIAQSYTGKQNDETSSRKSASGVISPNDSKTKREGSDDSERTKKCKLLPSILTSSQHHERRGTNTLSYHDNSMGSSDAPNQAREEDNKKNAAVTNKTWGSWAQSLYEVAMHPEKYKNADSILEISDEFVVLKDLYPKAKRHVLVISRTDGLDSLADVKKAHLPLLRSLHSAGLKWAHKFLEEDASLKFRLGYHSVPSMRQLHLHVISQDFNSPSLKNKKHWNSFTSAFFLDSVDVMDEVDQHGSATINPDEKLLAMELRCHRCRSAHPNIPKLKSHIAACKSPFPSHLLKKDKLLSASTMRAGCS; encoded by the exons ATGGATCCCGGCGAAGGCGGTTCCCCTGCCGCTCCATCGACTTCCATTGCAGCCCCAG GCCCAGGCGCGGACACGAGGGAGGACGCCGGGAAGCAGGTGGTGGTGATTCTCGTCGGCCCCCCGGGCAGCGGCAAGTCCACGTTCGCCGAGGCCGTCATGGCTGCTGCCGCCGGCCGCCCATGGGCCCGCGTCTGCCAG GATACAATTGGAAAGGGCAAAGCTGGAACCAAAATACAGTGCTTGAAGGCCGCAGCAGACGCTTTGAAGGAGGGAAAGAGCGTTTTCATTGACCGATGCAACTTGGAACGAGAGCAGCGCTCTGATTTTGTGAAGCTTGGCTGCACCGTACAAGCGGATGTGCATGCTGTTTTCTTGGATCTTCCTGCGAAGGTTTGCATCTCACGCTCGGTTAGCCGGACTAGCCATGAAGGAAATGTGCAGGGCGGAATGGCCGCCATGGTTGTGAACCGCATGCTGAAGAACAAACAGGCACCCTTGCTGACTGAAGGTTTCAGTCGGATCACGTTCTGTACGGATGACGATGACATTAAGAAGGCAGTTGACATGTATAGTGCTTTAGGGCCTTCACATAGTCTTGCTTCAGGAGTATTTGGTCAGAAGAGCAAAGGGCCTGTACAAACTGGTATAATGAAATTTCTCAAGAAGGCAGATACTTCTAGCGTCAACAAGTCCAGTGGAACTATGGTCACATCAAGTGAAAGAAAGACAGGGCAGCAAAATACAACGTTGAAACAGGAGAACCTTGAAGCTGGTGGCGCCTGTTCAATGCAAGTAGAAAAGAAGTTGGATAACCTGAAGGAAAAAGAAGAACAAAGTAAGGAAAGGGTTTCTTCTGACACCAGTTTGTGCACTCTGGCATTTCCATCGATTTCTACTGCtgacttccagttcgatcttgaGAAAGCATCTGAGGTTATAGTAGATGCAGCTACTGATTTCGTGCAGAAGCATGATAATGTAAGACTAGTTCTTGTTGATTTGAGCCAAAAATCAAGAATATTGTCATTAGTCAAGGACAAGGCTGCTAAGAAGAGCTTTGACTCCAGCAGATTTTTCACATTTGTGGGAGACATCACTCAGTTGCACTCCAAAGGAGGTCTTCAATGCAACGTCATTGCTAATGCTGCCAACTG GAGGTTAAAACCTGGAGGTGGAGGGGTTAATGCAGCAATATTTAATGCTGCTGGAGAAGCTTTACAGCATGCAACCAAGGAGTGTGCTGACACGTTGAGACCTGGTAACTCTGTTGCAGTTCCAGTTCCATCAACTTCCCCTCTGCATCAACAGGAAGGGGTGACCCATGTCATACATGTGCTTGGACCAAATATGAATCCAATGCGTCCAGATTGTCTGAAGAATGACTATACCAAAGGGTGTAAGGTTCTTCATGAGGCATATAATTCACTTTTTGAGAACTTTGCAACCATTGCCCAGAGCTACACAGGGAAGCAGAATGATGAAACTTCATCAAGGAAGTCAGCATCTGGAGTGATTTCACCTAATGATTCAAAAACGAAGCGAGAGGGCAGTGATGATTCTGAAAGGACCAAAAAGTGTAAGTTGCTTCCATCTATTTTGACTTCAAGTCAACACCATGAGCGCAGAGGGACCAACACACTAAGTTATCATGATAACTCCATGGGTTCATCTGATGCTCCGAACCAAGCAAGAGAGGAAGacaacaagaagaatgctgcggtCACCAACAAGACTTGGGGATCCTGGGCACAGTCCCTTTATGAGGTTGCCATGCACCCAGAAAAATATAAGAACGCAGATTCTATCCTTGAAATATCTGATGAATTTGTTGTTCTGAAGGACCTCTATCCCAAG GCTAAAAGGCATGTGTTGGTGATATCTAGGACAGATGGTCTTGATTCTCTAGCAGATGTCAAGAAAGCGCACTTACCACTGCTTAGGAGTTTGCATTCAGCTGGGCTGAAGTGGGCACACAAGTTCCTAGAGGAAGACGCATCTCTGAAGTTCAGGCTTGGATATCATTCG GTTCCGTCCATGCGGCAGTTGCACCTCCATGTCATAAGCCAGGATTTCAACTCGCCCAGCTTGAAAAACAAGAAGCACTGGAACTCCTTCACcagtgcatttttccttgattCTGTCGATGTCATGGACGAGGTTGACCAGCATGGGTCCGCGACTATCAACCCTGATGAGAAGCTCCTCGCAATGGAGCTAAGGTGCCACAGATGCAGGAGCGCCCACCCGAATATTCCGAAGCTCAAATCCCACATCGCGGCCTGCAAGTCCCCCTTCCCCTCCCATCTTCTGAAGAAGGACAAGCTGTTGTCAGCTTCAACGATGCGTGCGGGCTGCAGTTAG